In Pseudomonas abieticivorans, the genomic window AAGCTCAGGACACCCTGGAAGAGGTGGCGAAAAAGATCGGCTTCAAGGAAGTCTCGTTTCAATACGAACCGATCGCCGCCGCCTTCGACTACGAGTCCACCATCGAACGCGAAGAGCTGGTACTGATCGTCGACATCGGCGGGGGTACTTCGGACTTCTCGCTGGTGCGCCTGGCCCCGGAACGGCGCTTTGTCGATAACCGCCACGATGACATCCTGGCCACCGGCGGCGTGCACATCGGCGGTACCGACTTTGACAAGCAACTGAGCCTGCAAGGTGCCATGCCGCTGTTCGGCTACGGCAGCCGCATGAAAAGCGGCGCCTACATGCCCACCAGCCACCACATGAACCTGGCGACCTGGCACACCATCAACTCGGTGTACTCGCAAAAGTCCCAGCTGTCGCTGGGCAGCATGCGTTACGACATCCAGGACACCGACGGCATCGACCGCCTGTTCAAGCTGATCGAGCAGCGCGCCGGGCACTGGCTGGCCATGGAAATGGAAGAAACCAAGATCCAGCTCACCCACGAACAAAGCCGCCTGGTGCCGCTGGACCGCATCGAACCGGGCCTGAGCGTGGACCTGAGCCGCGAACTGTTCGAAAGCGCCATCGACAGCCTACTGCAGCGGGTGCGCGGCAGTGTCAGCGAATTGCTGAACAAGGCCGGCGTAGCCGTGGAGCAGGTGGACACGGTGTTCTTCACCGGTGGTTCAAGCGGCATCCCGGCACTGCGCAACAGCGTGGCGGCGATGCTGCCCAATGCGCGGCACGTGGAAGGCAATATCTTTGGCAGTATCGGCAGCGGGCTGGCGATCGAAGCGCGCAAGCGCTACGGCTGACGCCCTGCAGGAGCGGGTTTATCCGCGAAAAGACCGCCGGGGTGGTTCAGACGTACCGTGGCACGCTTTTCGCGGGTAAATCCGCCCCTACAGGCATTTACACCAGCTCGGCGCGGCGCAGTTCGCTTTTCAG contains:
- a CDS encoding Hsp70 family protein, translated to MKNDSPARACGIDFGTSNSTVGWHRPGVESLIALEDGKITLPSVVFFNIEERRPVYGRLALHEYLEGYEGRLMRSLKSLLGSKLIKHDTSVLGTALPFKDLLGMFIGELKKRAEDNAGRAFDEVVLGRPVHFVDDDAAADQEAQDTLEEVAKKIGFKEVSFQYEPIAAAFDYESTIEREELVLIVDIGGGTSDFSLVRLAPERRFVDNRHDDILATGGVHIGGTDFDKQLSLQGAMPLFGYGSRMKSGAYMPTSHHMNLATWHTINSVYSQKSQLSLGSMRYDIQDTDGIDRLFKLIEQRAGHWLAMEMEETKIQLTHEQSRLVPLDRIEPGLSVDLSRELFESAIDSLLQRVRGSVSELLNKAGVAVEQVDTVFFTGGSSGIPALRNSVAAMLPNARHVEGNIFGSIGSGLAIEARKRYG